The genomic segment CGCGAGCCTTTCGTTACGTATCTATCATCTGCCAAGGCACCCACGGCATTGCGACATTGGGCATCAAGGATCGACCGAGATGCTTTCGTAGCGGCACATGCTCTCAGGGTATATCGTAACCAGCTCGTTATGCATTTCACTCAGGTCCGTACTGACTCAGCTGTCTGGAGGACGGGGAGGGTGATGGACCGTCGGTTGGTACCTATCCACTTTGATGGTGCGACGCCTGATGCCCATGCGAAGCTCGAGCAGGTTGCGAAGCGGAATCGGGACCTTCCTCGTGTTACAGAAGTGCGGGAGGTGAAACCAGGCCAACGGAATTTCTGGGAGCTTCTCGAAGCCCTCTTCTATAGTGTCTCTCCGTTGAATGTTGACGGCGACCGAAACTCGGATCGTACCTTTATTGATCGGATTATGGTTCACGGTGGCGTTCGTTCACCTACGATAAGTGAGGTGTTTGAGATTGTCACTAATTTCGCATCCGCCGTGATAGCGCGCGTTGTCGTGAAAGACCTCCCAGCTCTGTAATGGGCGCAACTGGCCGGTTTGCACGTCGATCGAAGGCAGGGCTGTTTCGTTGACAGCCAAAACAACGGGGAAGTAAGTTGCACACCTCAGTGGTACACGAGGTCTCCCAACGATGGCGTGCCTGCCGCGACACAGCCTGCCGCCGTATTCCCATCACGCCATCCAGCGCGGCAATAATTGGCAGCCGAGTCGTCCGACGGTTGATCGAAGAAACGGGGGGTGTCCGAAATGAGCTAACCGCTCCTCCGAAATTACACTCTGACCCGAATGGCGCTTACTTAAGCTTCTTAAGATGGCCATAGTTCCGGATATCCTNNNNNNNNNNNNNNNNNNNNNNNNNNNNNNNNNNNNNNNNNNNNNNNNNNNNNNNNNNNNNNNNNNNNNNNNNNNNNNNNNNNNNNNNNNNNNNNNNNNNCTCTCCTCCAGTTCAAGATCACGTTAACCGGGATCCGTCCGCCGATCTGGAGGCGCGTGCTGGTGTCGGAGGGATTGGCTTTGTCCGGGTTGCACGACATCATCCAGGAGGTGATGGGGTGGACGAACTCGCATTTACACGATTTTCATTGGCGTGAAGACCGGTTTGGTGTGCCAGATCCCGAGTTTGACGAGGAGCGGGTGGTCGATGAGCGCACGGTGACGCTCAAGGAGCTGGGTCTGTCCGTTAAGGACAGGCTGGAATACATGTATGACTTCGGGGATGGGTGGGACCATGTACTGATGGTGGAACAGGTTCTGGCGGACGGGAAGCACCAGACGCCGGTCTGCCTGAACGGCGCCCGATCCTGCCCTCCCGAAGATTGTGGAGGGGCCTGGGGATACGAGAACCTTCTGGAGATCCTCAAGGACCCGACACACAAGGAGTATGAGGAATGGAGGACCTGGCTCCCCGAGGACTTCGACCCCGAACGGTTTGATCTCGCGGAGGTCAACAGCGGGTTGTCGGTGAGACAGTGGACCATCGCTCCTCCCTCCAGGAAGGGACGGAGGAAGAAGGTGTGAGCGGTTCGCTCAGACAACAGGGACCATCAGAAAGCGCTATTCCCTAAAGGCTGCATACCCAACATTTGACATTATCTCGTTGTCGCTTCTCTTTTATAACTGCCTCAGCTCCCCAGGAAAGGGATTCAAACCTCTCGTGGAGGAGTTTGCCTTATTAAAGACGGTGGAAGACAACCATCTTCTAGATCCCTCTCATCGGAAGTTTTACAACCAAGCAGCCTTCGGCCAACCCTCAGATAGCTAGGTGAGCAGTGGATGACAGTTGTCCCAAACGCGAACGCATGTCTTTCGAAGAGTTGGCCATTTCCAACATGTGGGAGATGGTTACTATTCAAGAGAGAGCGAGGGATACTGAGAGGTAGGTTATGAAAC from the Nitrospira sp. genome contains:
- a CDS encoding plasmid pRiA4b ORF-3 family protein: LLQFKITLTGIRPPIWRRVLVSEGLALSGLHDIIQEVMGWTNSHLHDFHWREDRFGVPDPEFDEERVVDERTVTLKELGLSVKDRLEYMYDFGDGWDHVLMVEQVLADGKHQTPVCLNGARSCPPEDCGGAWGYENLLEILKDPTHKEYEEWRTWLPEDFDPERFDLAEVNSGLSVRQWTIAPPSRKGRRKKV